Proteins from a single region of Methanobacterium sp. Maddingley MBC34:
- a CDS encoding NAD-dependent aldehyde dehydrogenase (PFAM: Aldehyde dehydrogenase family~TIGRFAM: putative phosphonoacetaldehyde dehydrogenase), translated as MKMLINGDLIDKKDKIDVINPFNNQIVDHVPMGDSKDARDAIDAASKAKKFMKEMSSRKLSRILYDIHQELKEKHQEISKLITLETGKPIRESKVEMDRSLQTLLMAAEESKRIHGETIPMDAAIAGKSAFGFTVKIPLGVVAAITPFNYPVNLAIHKIAPALAAKNTVVFKPSTKAPLAALKMAQIMERHLPPGAVNTITGSGSVLGDEIVTSKLVNKISFTGSVPTGLSIASKAGMKKLTLELGGNDPLLVLDDADLDAAVMGTVSGSYLNAGQVCIAVKRIIVHEKVADQFIDQLVSHTKKLKVGDPLNPETEMGPMIDEDAAIHVEQVVNDAIANGAQLLCGGKRKGAFFDATVLDHVHKEMELVQKETFGPISPIIRVKSLDEAIKVANSTNYGLQAGVFTRSIESAKKAVREIEAGSVLINKQSTFRTDNMPFGGFKMSGIGKEGVKYAVEDMTRSKMVVIG; from the coding sequence ATGAAAATGCTGATAAACGGGGATTTGATTGATAAAAAAGATAAAATTGACGTTATAAATCCTTTCAACAACCAGATTGTGGATCATGTTCCAATGGGGGATAGTAAAGATGCACGTGATGCTATTGATGCTGCTAGTAAAGCAAAAAAATTCATGAAGGAAATGTCTTCCCGTAAACTATCCCGCATCCTCTACGACATCCACCAGGAGTTAAAGGAAAAACACCAGGAAATATCCAAACTTATCACTCTTGAAACAGGCAAACCCATACGTGAGTCTAAGGTAGAAATGGACCGATCCCTGCAAACCTTACTAATGGCTGCCGAGGAATCCAAAAGGATACATGGCGAAACTATTCCCATGGATGCCGCCATTGCAGGTAAGAGTGCATTTGGATTTACAGTAAAGATTCCTTTAGGAGTAGTTGCAGCCATCACCCCATTCAATTACCCCGTGAACCTGGCCATTCATAAAATAGCCCCTGCTCTGGCTGCTAAAAACACTGTGGTTTTTAAACCTTCCACCAAAGCCCCCCTGGCTGCACTTAAAATGGCACAGATCATGGAAAGACATCTGCCCCCTGGGGCTGTGAATACCATCACCGGCAGTGGTAGTGTTTTAGGGGATGAAATAGTGACCAGCAAACTGGTTAATAAGATATCTTTCACTGGCAGTGTGCCCACCGGGCTTTCAATTGCCAGTAAAGCAGGAATGAAAAAGTTAACCCTAGAGTTGGGAGGAAATGATCCGCTCCTGGTTTTAGATGATGCAGATCTGGACGCTGCTGTCATGGGAACAGTAAGTGGTTCCTACCTCAATGCAGGACAGGTTTGTATTGCAGTTAAACGGATTATCGTCCATGAAAAAGTTGCTGACCAGTTCATAGATCAGCTGGTATCCCACACTAAAAAGCTGAAAGTAGGAGACCCCCTAAATCCGGAAACCGAGATGGGCCCCATGATTGATGAAGATGCTGCCATTCATGTGGAACAGGTGGTTAATGATGCCATCGCAAATGGTGCCCAGCTTCTCTGTGGTGGTAAAAGGAAAGGTGCTTTTTTTGATGCCACCGTACTTGATCATGTGCATAAAGAGATGGAGCTGGTTCAAAAAGAAACATTCGGACCAATTTCACCCATTATAAGGGTTAAAAGTCTGGATGAAGCTATTAAAGTGGCTAACAGCACTAACTATGGATTACAGGCCGGTGTTTTTACACGTAGTATAGAAAGCGCCAAAAAAGCAGTGCGAGAAATAGAAGCAGGTTCTGTGCTCATAAATAAACAATCCACATTCCGAACAGATAACATGCCCTTTGGAGGGTTTAAAATGAGTGGAATTGGTAAAGAGGGAGTTAAATATGCTGTGGAAGACATGACACGTAGTAAGATGGTGGTTATTGGTTAA
- a CDS encoding peptidyl-tRNA hydrolase (PFAM: Peptidyl-tRNA hydrolase PTH2~TIGRFAM: peptidyl-tRNA hydrolase) translates to MKQVIVMRADLKMSKGKLAAQACHASLGAYKKADERVIREWELEGGKKVVVQVKSQEELFEVYELVKAAEIPSFLVNDAGHTELPPSTVTGLGIGPDKDEKIDKITQDLKLFK, encoded by the coding sequence ATGAAACAAGTCATTGTAATGAGAGCAGATCTGAAGATGAGTAAAGGTAAATTAGCTGCCCAAGCATGTCATGCCAGCTTAGGGGCATATAAAAAGGCTGATGAGCGGGTTATAAGAGAATGGGAATTGGAAGGTGGGAAAAAAGTAGTTGTTCAGGTTAAAAGCCAGGAAGAACTATTTGAAGTCTATGAACTGGTGAAGGCAGCGGAAATTCCTAGTTTCCTGGTGAATGATGCTGGACACACTGAACTTCCCCCATCCACTGTAACCGGGCTGGGCATAGGGCCTGATAAGGATGAAAAGATAGATAAAATAACCCAGGATCTGAAATTGTTCAAATAG
- a CDS encoding Flp pilus assembly protein TadB (PFAM: Bacterial type II secretion system protein F domain), with protein sequence MAIIPSALSPISNSIDNIFPDKYLVRMQEILIRSGMYVKASDLLTLIFGAGILLGLIALIAFILLGVNPLIGFILGLIAPGALIFIWIFFMMERRVDSIEQGTPDFLRQIASLLRSGVGVETAMEDISKHGEGPLTDELKRAVIEIKIGSTFEDALLGMGERLKSKTLDRTFRMIIEGRRVGGSLADVIETVAEDLRAVLALQRERRANVMMSVMFLLIAAVIAAPFALGMAMTYSSFIESVGKTNPILGAANIASAGYIIIHSIIAGLLIGIVLYGSAKKGVKFSLALVPVAYGIFYVIKTFGPSLLGVTV encoded by the coding sequence ATGGCCATCATACCTTCTGCACTTTCCCCCATATCAAACAGTATTGATAATATTTTCCCAGACAAATACCTGGTTCGAATGCAGGAAATTCTGATTCGTTCAGGGATGTATGTTAAGGCATCTGATCTTTTAACCCTGATTTTTGGTGCGGGAATATTACTGGGCCTCATCGCCCTTATAGCATTTATTTTACTGGGTGTAAATCCATTAATCGGTTTTATTCTCGGTTTGATTGCTCCTGGAGCCCTTATTTTTATTTGGATTTTTTTCATGATGGAAAGAAGAGTTGATTCCATTGAACAGGGTACTCCTGACTTTCTAAGACAGATCGCCTCACTCTTGAGATCAGGGGTGGGTGTGGAAACTGCCATGGAGGACATATCCAAACATGGAGAAGGTCCTTTAACTGATGAACTTAAAAGAGCAGTAATTGAGATAAAAATAGGAAGCACCTTTGAAGACGCTCTTCTGGGAATGGGTGAACGTTTAAAATCTAAAACACTGGATAGAACATTCAGAATGATTATTGAGGGTAGGAGAGTTGGTGGTAGCCTTGCAGATGTTATTGAAACAGTTGCAGAAGATTTAAGAGCTGTTCTGGCACTACAACGAGAAAGAAGAGCCAACGTTATGATGTCAGTAATGTTCCTGTTAATCGCTGCTGTAATTGCCGCTCCATTTGCACTGGGCATGGCCATGACTTACTCATCTTTCATTGAATCCGTGGGAAAAACCAACCCCATTCTGGGTGCTGCTAATATCGCATCCGCAGGATACATTATCATCCACTCCATAATTGCCGGTCTATTAATTGGAATTGTACTCTACGGCAGCGCAAAAAAAGGAGTCAAATTTTCTCTGGCACTGGTCCCAGTCGCTTACGGAATATTTTATGTAATAAAAACATTTGGACCATCCCTTCTGGGAGTGACAGTATAA
- a CDS encoding putative membrane protein (PFAM: Tripartite tricarboxylate transporter TctA family), which translates to MACIIGVFCGVITGLIPGIHVNTAGAFVFSASPLLLYSYSPEVLAVFLLSMSISHALLEFIPSMFLGVPEEGTVLSVMPGHHLLLQGRGKEAIRLVSLGGFGAMIITILLLPLFIVGLPPLYGLLKPYIWIILSVTVVYMLIRLSRDWNSFIWSSILFLFSGIMGWTALNSPLSSSVSLLCLFSGLFGVSTLLHSLSQKSILPPQNEYHHFEVDEDIIRGIFAGGIAGSILGFLPGMGPAQGSLLAQELSGGSDSGSEREGFLVAMSGVNASDALFSLIAIYLIGNPRSGIAVYVNQLLQGLDFNHLLIMIFAAVTAVSISLVLCIKLGDWFSQSMQKINYEKLSWVVIIFMSFLVVLFGVMEHSNLFFVMVTYFTSVALGLLPHYLDINKSNLMGVLIVPAIVVYMGMG; encoded by the coding sequence TTGGCATGTATAATTGGAGTCTTCTGTGGTGTTATCACTGGTTTAATTCCAGGAATCCATGTAAACACCGCAGGAGCATTTGTTTTCTCTGCATCACCACTTCTACTGTACTCCTATTCTCCTGAAGTCCTGGCAGTTTTTTTATTATCCATGTCCATTTCCCACGCCCTTCTAGAATTCATACCTTCCATGTTTCTGGGTGTGCCTGAAGAGGGAACAGTCCTCTCAGTAATGCCCGGACATCATCTCTTGCTTCAGGGTAGGGGAAAAGAAGCCATACGCCTGGTTTCATTGGGCGGTTTTGGAGCCATGATCATAACCATCCTCCTTTTACCCCTTTTCATAGTGGGATTACCTCCTTTATATGGATTGTTAAAGCCATATATCTGGATTATTTTATCAGTGACTGTTGTTTACATGTTGATACGCCTCAGCAGGGACTGGAATTCTTTCATATGGTCTTCAATTCTATTTCTTTTCTCAGGGATCATGGGATGGACCGCCTTGAATTCCCCTTTATCTTCCAGTGTTTCACTTTTATGTCTGTTTTCAGGCCTTTTTGGGGTAAGCACCCTTCTTCATAGTCTTTCTCAAAAATCTATTTTACCTCCTCAAAACGAGTACCACCATTTTGAAGTTGATGAAGATATTATCCGGGGAATATTTGCTGGTGGAATTGCAGGTAGCATTCTGGGATTTCTGCCAGGGATGGGACCTGCCCAGGGAAGTCTTCTGGCCCAGGAATTAAGTGGTGGTTCAGATAGTGGGAGTGAAAGAGAGGGATTTCTAGTGGCCATGAGTGGGGTTAATGCTTCAGATGCGCTTTTTTCCCTGATAGCCATTTACTTAATTGGTAACCCCCGCAGTGGAATCGCAGTTTACGTGAACCAGTTACTGCAGGGACTGGACTTCAACCATCTTTTAATCATGATCTTCGCGGCTGTAACCGCGGTTTCCATCTCACTGGTGCTCTGTATAAAACTAGGGGACTGGTTCAGCCAGTCCATGCAAAAAATAAATTATGAAAAACTATCCTGGGTGGTTATAATCTTTATGAGTTTTCTGGTGGTTCTTTTTGGAGTGATGGAACATTCAAATCTCTTTTTTGTAATGGTGACTTACTTTACCTCTGTAGCTCTGGGATTACTCCCCCACTACCTGGATATTAACAAATCCAACCTTATGGGTGTGTTAATTGTTCCTGCAATCGTGGTGTACATGGGGATGGGTTAA
- a CDS encoding HIT family hydrolase, diadenosine tetraphosphate hydrolase (PFAM: HIT domain), whose translation MISTNSTCEYCQIAGGYGKLIWETIHWNVYLAPSQRYLGTCVVVLKRRCRDLSQVNNEEWLDFALVVQKLEKSLEKIFQPTLFNWSCFKNSVFRNENPNPEVHWHFIPRYQNPVDFEGISFHDPDFGYIPLPEKREIPVKVMEKLALKIKDNIE comes from the coding sequence GTGATTTCCACGAATTCAACTTGCGAATACTGTCAAATAGCTGGAGGATACGGGAAACTAATATGGGAGACTATCCACTGGAACGTATATCTAGCACCAAGCCAACGTTATCTGGGAACCTGTGTGGTGGTTCTTAAAAGGCGTTGCAGAGATCTTTCCCAGGTAAATAATGAAGAATGGCTTGATTTTGCATTGGTGGTGCAGAAACTGGAAAAATCCCTGGAAAAAATATTCCAGCCCACCCTCTTTAACTGGAGCTGTTTTAAAAACTCAGTTTTCAGGAATGAAAATCCCAATCCTGAGGTTCACTGGCATTTCATACCCCGTTACCAGAACCCAGTGGATTTTGAGGGGATCAGTTTCCATGACCCTGATTTTGGATATATTCCCCTTCCTGAAAAAAGAGAAATTCCAGTGAAAGTCATGGAAAAACTTGCTCTAAAAATTAAAGATAACATTGAATAA
- a CDS encoding putative kinase, aspartokinase/uridylate kinase (PFAM: Amino acid kinase family) yields the protein MEWVVKIGGSLFPDYSINLAQELVGEDVLIICGGGQLANQIREYHHELVFSPTTGHKTAILCMDILGMLLADKVKGVEAVRSLEEAKKVRDEGKLPVLIPSMLLEYLDPLEHSWRVTSDSIALYISHLLEAKLLITTDVDGIYTHRPSLDGAQFIKEISAKKLLNFGETSLDESFAELLLKYKTSTYVVNGKHPERVMAILDGRSSINTFIGGD from the coding sequence ATGGAATGGGTGGTTAAGATAGGTGGAAGTCTCTTCCCTGACTATTCAATCAACCTGGCCCAGGAACTGGTGGGAGAAGATGTTCTGATAATATGTGGAGGTGGCCAGCTGGCCAACCAGATCCGGGAATACCACCATGAATTGGTTTTTTCCCCAACTACCGGGCATAAAACTGCTATTTTATGTATGGATATTCTGGGAATGCTCCTGGCAGATAAGGTTAAAGGGGTAGAGGCAGTTAGATCCTTAGAAGAGGCTAAAAAAGTTCGTGATGAGGGGAAATTGCCAGTTTTAATCCCATCAATGCTCCTTGAATATCTGGATCCCCTTGAACACTCCTGGAGGGTAACTTCCGATTCCATTGCATTATATATATCACATCTACTTGAGGCGAAACTATTAATAACCACAGATGTAGATGGTATATACACACATAGACCATCATTGGATGGCGCCCAATTCATCAAGGAAATTAGTGCTAAAAAACTTCTAAATTTTGGTGAAACATCACTAGATGAGAGCTTTGCTGAGCTTTTACTTAAATATAAAACCAGCACTTATGTTGTTAATGGCAAACACCCCGAGAGGGTTATGGCTATATTAGACGGGCGAAGCTCTATAAACACGTTTATTGGAGGAGATTGA
- a CDS encoding putative Zn-ribbon RNA-binding protein with a function in translation, with amino-acid sequence MEKIECTSCKQEISPVETYVKFECPECEEILYRCQKCRTFGHLYQCKCGFKGP; translated from the coding sequence ATGGAAAAAATAGAATGTACATCATGTAAACAAGAGATATCACCTGTAGAAACTTATGTGAAATTTGAATGTCCTGAATGTGAAGAAATACTGTACCGCTGCCAGAAATGCCGAACATTTGGCCATCTTTACCAGTGCAAGTGTGGATTTAAAGGACCATAA
- a CDS encoding Zn-dependent protease (PFAM: Peptidase family M50) gives MVNFTSHEIRDIIISMLVIAGVFAYVFRSINQGDFISLIPVTLVAVGLGFVLHELAHKFVAIKYGFYAEYRLWVEGLVLAIVTAAFGFVFAAPGAVYIHGQYISKEENGKISIAGPLTNIALAVIFFVLIQFVSFSPILALVCSLGFTINSFLAFFNLLPIGILDGAKVLKWNPVIWVVITGIAFIMMVYPYIISYMRLTI, from the coding sequence ATGGTTAACTTCACATCCCATGAAATCAGGGACATAATAATCTCCATGCTGGTTATTGCCGGGGTTTTTGCTTATGTATTCCGGAGCATTAACCAGGGAGACTTCATTTCACTCATCCCGGTCACACTAGTGGCTGTGGGATTAGGATTCGTATTGCATGAGCTGGCACATAAATTTGTAGCAATAAAATATGGTTTTTATGCTGAATACAGGCTCTGGGTTGAAGGATTAGTTCTGGCCATAGTAACAGCAGCCTTTGGATTTGTATTTGCAGCTCCGGGTGCAGTGTACATTCACGGACAGTACATCTCTAAGGAAGAAAACGGAAAAATATCCATAGCAGGACCATTAACCAACATAGCCCTGGCAGTCATATTCTTCGTTTTAATTCAATTCGTATCATTCTCTCCCATATTAGCACTAGTCTGTAGTCTGGGTTTCACCATTAACAGCTTTTTAGCATTTTTCAATTTGCTTCCGATAGGAATATTGGATGGAGCAAAGGTTTTAAAGTGGAATCCAGTTATATGGGTTGTAATCACGGGAATAGCCTTTATAATGATGGTCTATCCCTATATTATTTCTTATATGAGATTAACGATATAG
- a CDS encoding putative RNA-binding protein (C-terminal EMAP domain containing protein) (PFAM: Putative tRNA binding domain) codes for MWDTSKDYRLLVAEKSVELFLRAVEGANFKGKWNKKQALQTARKMTSEIQTLYYSYLEPSEMVKTPQISILEDQAMEIVEALGGESWHRQFLELANREEKEKLEESLAKIKFFLNTITGLASRLSLGEIKDPVMGVDIKKGEILSVSKHPQADQLLVCNVNLKERAITVVTNDMEVKEANQVAVALLPPEVFMGITSEGMFLGYGGNVLKDVKGDLGKIPQGIPLESLNESRNLVENFLQ; via the coding sequence ATGTGGGATACTAGTAAAGATTACCGGCTTTTAGTGGCAGAAAAATCAGTTGAACTTTTCCTGAGAGCTGTTGAAGGTGCTAACTTCAAAGGAAAATGGAATAAAAAACAGGCCTTGCAGACTGCCCGGAAAATGACGTCAGAAATACAGACCCTCTACTATTCATACCTTGAACCATCTGAAATGGTTAAAACTCCTCAAATAAGTATATTGGAAGATCAGGCAATGGAAATAGTTGAAGCCCTTGGAGGAGAGTCCTGGCACAGGCAATTCCTGGAACTGGCCAATCGTGAGGAGAAAGAGAAACTGGAGGAATCTCTGGCCAAGATCAAATTTTTCCTCAACACCATTACTGGTCTGGCTAGTCGCCTCAGTCTGGGCGAGATCAAAGACCCGGTCATGGGAGTAGATATTAAAAAAGGGGAAATTTTAAGTGTTTCCAAACATCCTCAGGCAGATCAGCTCCTGGTGTGTAATGTTAACTTAAAAGAACGGGCTATTACTGTGGTAACCAATGATATGGAAGTTAAAGAGGCCAATCAAGTGGCGGTTGCCCTGCTTCCTCCAGAAGTCTTCATGGGTATCACCAGTGAAGGAATGTTTTTAGGCTATGGGGGTAATGTTTTAAAGGATGTAAAAGGGGATTTAGGAAAAATACCCCAGGGAATTCCACTGGAATCCTTGAATGAATCTAGAAATCTTGTGGAAAACTTTTTGCAGTGA
- a CDS encoding translation elongation factor aEF-1 beta (PFAM: EF-1 guanine nucleotide exchange domain~TIGRFAM: translation elongation factor aEF-1 beta), producing MGEVVATIKLMPESPEVDLAQLKEKVSQSIPEGTELHKIEEEPIAFGLVALNVIVVVDDGEGGTEKAEEIFTQIDDVASVEVVDVRRLM from the coding sequence ATGGGAGAAGTAGTTGCAACCATAAAATTAATGCCAGAAAGTCCTGAAGTGGATCTTGCCCAGTTAAAGGAAAAAGTTTCTCAATCAATACCTGAAGGAACAGAACTTCACAAAATTGAAGAAGAACCAATAGCCTTTGGTCTGGTAGCGCTCAATGTAATAGTGGTAGTTGATGATGGTGAAGGTGGAACTGAGAAGGCAGAGGAAATTTTCACCCAGATCGACGACGTTGCCAGTGTAGAAGTAGTGGACGTACGCAGGTTAATGTAA
- a CDS encoding Class III signal peptide-containing protein (PFAM: Class III signal peptide), translating into MKDMGIIEDESAQTAAEYILIFGGIIVIVLVAIIIYRNYVRDMGAELSNGSEMSSVNGNLTEINNSLKS; encoded by the coding sequence ATGAAAGATATGGGAATAATAGAGGATGAATCAGCCCAGACTGCTGCTGAATATATATTAATATTTGGAGGCATCATAGTAATTGTCCTAGTGGCAATCATTATCTACCGAAACTACGTTAGAGATATGGGTGCTGAACTAAGTAATGGTAGTGAAATGAGCAGTGTCAACGGCAACCTTACAGAAATAAACAATAGCTTAAAAAGCTAA
- a CDS encoding Xaa-Pro aminopeptidase (PFAM: Metallopeptidase family M24; Creatinase/Prolidase N-terminal domain), protein MKIDEIIEKMNQDNLNSAIILKPENIAYLTGFKPSSIAVLILKEEPVLLSSKLDLEEASQKSHLPVDEFKSLDELKKTLKESHPEKVGVEHSMTVGTYQKLCGDFQVELTEFIEQFRAIKSPPEVKKIEGAIKIAEDSFKDLDFSVSEDNLAAQLEYNMRSAGSLRPSFETIVASGSRSSLPHATTTSQKLESPIMIDWGALYQNYASDITRTIIKSEEEEEILSIVLEAQKKAIETIKPGVKASYIDKVARNVIEDYGYGDNFIHSTGHGVGLEIHEKPSLSSKSDEKLMKGMIVTVEPGIYLEGKFGVRIEDMVLIKNRAKVLTSHPRKIFA, encoded by the coding sequence ATGAAAATAGATGAAATAATAGAAAAAATGAATCAGGATAATTTGAACTCAGCAATTATCTTGAAACCAGAAAATATAGCTTATTTAACCGGTTTTAAACCTTCAAGCATCGCAGTTTTAATATTAAAAGAAGAACCAGTACTTTTATCCTCAAAATTAGACTTGGAGGAAGCCAGTCAAAAATCACACCTCCCTGTGGATGAATTCAAATCCCTGGATGAACTTAAAAAAACATTAAAAGAAAGTCACCCTGAAAAGGTAGGTGTTGAACATTCCATGACTGTGGGAACCTACCAAAAATTATGTGGGGATTTTCAGGTGGAACTCACTGAATTTATTGAGCAGTTCCGCGCAATCAAATCGCCCCCTGAAGTTAAAAAAATTGAAGGGGCCATTAAGATTGCTGAAGATTCCTTTAAAGATTTGGATTTTTCAGTGAGTGAAGATAACCTGGCAGCACAACTGGAATATAACATGCGATCTGCAGGTTCTTTAAGACCTTCATTTGAAACTATTGTGGCCTCCGGATCAAGATCAAGCCTTCCTCATGCTACCACTACATCCCAAAAGTTGGAAAGCCCGATAATGATAGACTGGGGTGCATTATACCAGAATTATGCATCTGATATCACCAGGACCATAATCAAAAGTGAAGAAGAGGAAGAAATTCTTTCCATAGTCCTGGAAGCCCAAAAAAAGGCCATAGAAACCATCAAACCTGGTGTGAAAGCATCCTATATTGATAAAGTGGCCCGGAATGTTATTGAAGACTATGGTTACGGAGACAATTTCATCCATTCTACAGGACATGGAGTGGGTTTGGAAATCCATGAAAAACCATCATTATCCTCCAAAAGTGATGAAAAACTCATGAAAGGAATGATAGTCACTGTTGAACCCGGAATATACCTTGAAGGAAAATTTGGAGTCAGAATTGAAGACATGGTACTCATCAAAAACAGGGCTAAGGTTTTAACCAGCCACCCCCGGAAAATTTTCGCTTGA
- a CDS encoding putative methanogenesis marker protein 1 (PFAM: YcaO-like family~TIGRFAM: uncharacterized domain; putative methanogenesis marker protein 1; bacteriocin biosynthesis docking scaffold, SagD family), translating to MFKEVPVKYFGGTHRCRDPTETIEKVEGKLSVAGVTRIAEITHLDRIGIPVYSAIRPGAAEGAVSIYAGKGATKPQAKASAMMEAFERYSAEQQESDNEKVICGSFNEMGECIDPLSLILPANASDAAKTDIDWVMAVDAGNDQECLVPANAVYHPYQPTNGSFLFKSSTNGLASGNVIEEAVFHGITEVVERDAWSIFEALRQPKMEVDCEGTDNPLIKDILSKFQKAGVEVKLVDLTADVEITTMAAVSDDTVLKDPALLTLGVGTHLDPEVAALRALTEVAQSRATQIHGTREDTTRAVFMRKAGYERMKRINKHWFGKFQGTINISDIKNRAKKSFKDDIETSLKLLDKCGFGDVLYTDLTRPEIQIPVVRVVIPGMEVYSVDAERVGKRLRQ from the coding sequence ATGTTTAAAGAAGTTCCAGTAAAATACTTCGGAGGCACCCACCGTTGCCGTGACCCTACCGAAACCATAGAAAAGGTGGAGGGCAAGCTTTCTGTTGCTGGAGTTACCAGAATAGCTGAAATAACCCATCTGGATCGTATTGGAATACCGGTCTATTCTGCAATCCGCCCCGGTGCTGCAGAGGGTGCGGTAAGTATTTACGCTGGAAAAGGGGCTACTAAGCCACAGGCCAAGGCTTCGGCAATGATGGAAGCATTTGAAAGGTATTCCGCTGAACAGCAGGAATCTGATAATGAAAAAGTTATTTGTGGTTCTTTTAATGAAATGGGGGAATGTATAGATCCATTATCATTGATATTACCTGCCAATGCCTCAGATGCAGCTAAAACTGATATTGATTGGGTAATGGCGGTTGATGCGGGTAATGACCAGGAGTGTTTGGTACCGGCCAATGCGGTTTACCATCCCTACCAGCCAACCAATGGAAGTTTTCTTTTCAAATCCAGTACCAATGGCCTGGCATCAGGGAACGTTATAGAAGAAGCAGTTTTCCATGGTATAACCGAAGTGGTGGAAAGAGATGCCTGGAGTATCTTCGAAGCCCTGCGCCAGCCAAAAATGGAAGTGGACTGTGAAGGCACTGATAATCCGTTAATAAAGGATATTTTATCAAAATTCCAGAAAGCAGGGGTGGAAGTTAAACTGGTTGATCTCACTGCTGATGTGGAAATAACCACCATGGCTGCAGTATCAGATGACACCGTACTCAAGGACCCGGCACTTTTAACGCTGGGTGTGGGAACTCATCTTGACCCTGAAGTTGCAGCTCTTCGGGCCTTAACTGAGGTAGCTCAAAGCAGAGCTACTCAGATCCATGGTACACGCGAAGACACCACCCGGGCAGTGTTCATGCGTAAGGCAGGATATGAGCGTATGAAACGGATTAACAAACACTGGTTCGGAAAATTCCAGGGCACCATAAATATTTCGGATATTAAAAACAGGGCTAAAAAGTCCTTTAAAGATGATATTGAAACTTCCCTGAAACTTCTGGATAAATGTGGTTTTGGTGATGTGTTATACACAGACCTCACTCGACCAGAAATCCAAATTCCAGTAGTGAGGGTTGTTATTCCTGGAATGGAAGTTTATTCAGTTGATGCAGAAAGAGTTGGGAAAAGACTTAGACAGTGA